A genomic window from Pseudomonas argentinensis includes:
- a CDS encoding TIGR00153 family protein — MPSNPFISSLFGRSPIGPMQQHIAKAHECAANLVPFFEAVMAEDWTRVEQVQQAMVRLENEADKLKKNVRMHLPKSLFLPVPRSDLLELLSTQDKVANRAKDIAGLMLGRSMTIPADLQPLMLAYVQRCVDASAQALKAMKELDSLLEAGFAGREATLVERMVEELEEIERETDRQQIEVRRTLFKLEKDLPAVDVMFLYRIIDWVGDIADRAERVGNRLEQLLAR, encoded by the coding sequence ATGCCAAGCAATCCGTTCATCAGCAGCCTGTTTGGCCGCTCACCGATCGGGCCGATGCAGCAGCATATCGCCAAGGCTCACGAATGCGCCGCTAACCTGGTGCCATTCTTCGAGGCGGTGATGGCCGAAGACTGGACGCGTGTCGAGCAGGTGCAACAGGCGATGGTGCGCCTGGAGAACGAGGCGGACAAGCTCAAGAAGAACGTGCGCATGCACCTGCCCAAGAGCCTGTTTCTGCCGGTGCCACGTTCCGATCTACTGGAATTGCTCAGCACCCAGGACAAGGTCGCCAACCGGGCCAAGGATATCGCCGGGTTGATGCTGGGCCGCTCCATGACCATTCCTGCCGATCTGCAGCCGCTGATGCTGGCCTATGTGCAGCGGTGCGTGGACGCCAGTGCCCAGGCACTCAAGGCGATGAAAGAGCTGGATTCGCTGCTCGAGGCCGGTTTCGCCGGTCGTGAGGCCACCCTGGTCGAGCGCATGGTCGAGGAGCTCGAGGAAATCGAGCGCGAAACCGACCGCCAGCAAATCGAGGTGCGCCGCACCTTGTTCAAACTGGAAAAGGATCTTCCCGCAGTCGATGTGATGTTCCTCTATCGGATCATCGACTGGGTCGGTGACATTGCCGATCGCGCCGAGCGCGTGGGCAACCGGCTGGAACAACTGCTGGCGCGCTAG
- the trmA gene encoding tRNA (uridine(54)-C5)-methyltransferase TrmA has translation MSRPAFDPAAYDAQLAEKKARLVELLAPFAAPEPEVFESPREYYRLRTEFRLWREAGSENRHYAMFEAGDKHSPIFFEDFPIASLRINELMPRLKAAWQASPALGFKLFQVEFLTTLTGDALITLCYHRPLDDAWEAAAAQLAEELQVSLVGRSKGKRIVVGRPYVEEELQVAGRSFRYRQPEGAFTQPNGEVCQKMLGWAYDVLGQRDDDLLELYCGNGNFTLPLATRVRKVLATEISKTSVNAALANLADNEIDNVTLVRLSAEELTEALNDVRPFRRLADIDLKSYDFGSVFVDPPRAGMDPDTCELTRRFERILYISCNPETLAQNIAQLHDTHRIERCALFDQFPYTHHMESGVLLVRR, from the coding sequence ATGAGCCGTCCCGCATTCGACCCCGCCGCCTACGACGCCCAACTCGCCGAGAAGAAGGCCCGCCTGGTCGAGCTGCTTGCGCCGTTCGCCGCGCCGGAGCCCGAAGTGTTCGAATCGCCGCGCGAGTATTACCGGCTGCGCACCGAGTTTCGCCTGTGGCGCGAAGCGGGCAGCGAGAACCGTCACTACGCGATGTTCGAGGCCGGCGATAAGCACAGCCCGATTTTCTTCGAAGACTTCCCCATCGCCAGCCTGCGCATCAACGAACTGATGCCGCGCCTCAAGGCCGCGTGGCAGGCCAGCCCGGCGCTGGGCTTCAAGCTGTTCCAGGTCGAGTTCCTGACCACCCTGACCGGCGATGCGCTGATCACCCTGTGCTACCACCGCCCGCTCGACGACGCCTGGGAAGCGGCCGCTGCCCAGTTGGCGGAAGAGCTGCAGGTGAGCCTGGTTGGCCGCTCGAAGGGCAAGCGCATCGTCGTCGGTCGCCCGTACGTGGAAGAGGAGCTGCAGGTCGCCGGCCGCAGCTTCCGCTACCGCCAGCCAGAGGGCGCCTTTACCCAGCCCAACGGCGAGGTGTGCCAGAAGATGCTCGGTTGGGCCTACGACGTACTCGGCCAGCGCGACGACGACCTGCTGGAGCTGTACTGCGGTAACGGCAACTTCACCCTGCCCCTGGCCACCCGCGTGCGCAAGGTGCTGGCCACCGAGATCAGCAAGACCTCGGTCAACGCCGCCCTGGCCAACCTGGCCGACAACGAGATCGACAACGTCACCCTGGTGCGCCTGTCCGCCGAGGAGCTGACCGAAGCGCTCAATGACGTGCGCCCGTTCCGCCGCCTGGCCGACATCGACCTGAAGAGTTACGACTTCGGCAGCGTGTTCGTCGACCCACCACGTGCCGGCATGGACCCGGACACCTGCGAGCTGACCCGCCGCTTCGAGCGCATCCTGTACATCTCGTGCAACCCGGAGACCCTGGCGCAAAACATCGCCCAGCTCCACGACACCCACCGCATCGAGCGCTGCGCACTGTTCGACCAGTTTCCCTATACCCACCATATGGAGTCGGGTGTGCTGCTGGTGCGCCGCTAG
- a CDS encoding M20/M25/M40 family metallo-hydrolase — MPIRRSPITAALALSFFSLSALAADLAPDVLLKRAEAEQKPYLATVEQLVNVDTGTGQEPGLKTVSALLVERLEALGASVETSPASPSAGDNIVGTFKGTGSKSFLLMVHYDTVFLPGTAAKRPFKVEGERAYGPGVADAKGGVAMILHSLKLLQDEKFDGFGTLTVLFNPDEETGSAGSKTIIGELAPQHDYVFSYEPPDKDAVTVATNGINGVMLEVKGKSSHAGSAPEAGRNAAMELAHQMLQLKDLGDPAKGTTVNWTMIKAGDKRNIIPASASAEADMRYSDLSESDRVLADAQRLVQKKLIDGTEVTVRLEKGRPPLAKNAASEQLAKQAQALYARVDRKIEPIAMRFGTDAGYAYVPGSDKPAVLETMGVVGAGLHADDEYIELSSIAPRLYLTVALIRQLSAQ; from the coding sequence ATGCCCATTCGACGCTCACCGATCACCGCTGCCCTCGCGCTTTCATTTTTCTCGCTTTCCGCACTCGCCGCCGACCTGGCGCCTGACGTGTTACTCAAGAGAGCCGAAGCCGAACAGAAGCCGTACCTCGCCACCGTCGAGCAACTGGTCAACGTCGATACCGGCACCGGTCAGGAGCCGGGCCTGAAGACCGTCAGCGCCCTGCTGGTCGAGCGACTCGAGGCCCTGGGCGCGAGCGTCGAAACCAGCCCGGCCAGCCCCTCGGCGGGCGACAATATCGTCGGCACCTTCAAGGGCACCGGCAGCAAGTCGTTCCTGCTGATGGTCCACTACGACACGGTGTTCCTGCCGGGCACCGCCGCCAAGCGGCCGTTCAAGGTCGAGGGCGAGCGCGCTTATGGCCCGGGTGTGGCCGATGCCAAAGGTGGTGTGGCGATGATCCTGCATTCGCTCAAGCTGCTGCAGGATGAGAAGTTCGATGGCTTCGGCACCCTGACCGTGCTGTTCAACCCCGATGAGGAAACCGGCTCCGCCGGCTCGAAAACGATCATCGGCGAACTGGCCCCCCAGCATGACTACGTGTTCTCGTACGAGCCGCCAGACAAGGATGCGGTAACCGTCGCCACCAACGGCATCAACGGCGTGATGCTCGAGGTCAAGGGCAAGTCCTCCCACGCTGGCTCGGCCCCGGAGGCCGGGCGTAACGCGGCGATGGAGCTGGCGCACCAGATGCTGCAGCTCAAGGACCTGGGCGATCCGGCCAAGGGCACCACGGTCAACTGGACGATGATCAAGGCCGGCGACAAGCGCAACATCATCCCAGCCAGTGCCTCGGCCGAGGCGGACATGCGCTACTCGGACCTGAGCGAAAGCGACCGGGTGCTGGCCGACGCGCAGCGCCTGGTGCAGAAAAAGCTGATCGACGGCACGGAGGTCACTGTGCGTCTCGAGAAGGGGCGCCCGCCGCTGGCGAAGAACGCCGCATCCGAGCAACTGGCCAAGCAGGCCCAGGCGCTCTACGCCAGGGTCGATCGCAAGATAGAGCCGATCGCCATGCGTTTCGGCACCGATGCCGGCTACGCCTATGTACCCGGCAGCGACAAGCCGGCGGTGCTGGAAACCATGGGCGTGGTGGGGGCCGGCCTGCATGCCGACGACGAGTACATCGAACTGTCGAGCATCGCACCGCGGCTGTACCTGACGGTGGCGTTGATTCGTCAGCTATCGGCGCAGTAG
- a CDS encoding inorganic triphosphatase: MNKETEIKLRASRETLAALQSHPLLKKRSKAGWETSELFNQYFDTDARDLAAARVALRLRKDGEQLIQTLKSRGQSVAGLSERNEWDWHLSKAKLDLKKLDDSCWPAALAELDKKQLKPIFTTDFVRQRAEIAWGRGKARVVIEAALDLGKVIAGKQQEEICELELELRQGEPGALLELAAELAADLPLMPCDISKAERGYRLFDEASYNLQLPTPQLEAEQSLDDAVASIGWFLLGSSQRLAEQYRHSGHWRLLVDWLDCLVELRALFGSLGQAAPRASTSELRQVLDALLEDWRPRVQAGQQDEAARQEAPAQFAAELAQTRWGLFSLNTSRWLLARSWTSARNKRGDRQGAAALQSWLPTFFAEEGRDLQLKRYQQQPEDLAEQLPRLERLLLWLHLARGTLDIAETDRLFGELNKLAELAKRPLSPEELEARMTQAQIIMSLKPWKALLKNG; the protein is encoded by the coding sequence ATGAATAAAGAAACCGAAATCAAACTGCGCGCCAGTCGCGAAACCCTGGCCGCCCTGCAATCCCACCCCCTGCTGAAGAAACGCAGCAAGGCCGGCTGGGAGACGAGCGAGCTGTTCAACCAGTACTTCGACACCGACGCTCGCGACCTCGCAGCCGCCCGGGTTGCCCTGCGCCTGCGCAAGGATGGCGAGCAGCTCATCCAGACCCTCAAGAGCCGCGGCCAGAGCGTGGCCGGACTGTCGGAGCGCAACGAGTGGGACTGGCACCTGAGCAAGGCCAAGCTGGATCTCAAGAAACTCGATGACAGCTGTTGGCCGGCCGCCCTGGCCGAGCTGGACAAGAAGCAGCTCAAGCCGATCTTCACCACCGACTTCGTGCGCCAGCGCGCCGAGATCGCCTGGGGCCGCGGCAAGGCACGGGTGGTCATCGAGGCGGCGCTGGACCTGGGCAAGGTGATCGCCGGCAAACAACAGGAAGAAATCTGCGAACTGGAACTGGAGCTGCGCCAGGGCGAACCCGGGGCGCTGCTGGAACTGGCCGCCGAACTGGCCGCCGACCTGCCGTTGATGCCCTGCGACATCAGCAAGGCCGAGCGCGGCTACCGCCTGTTCGACGAGGCCAGTTACAACCTGCAGCTGCCCACCCCACAACTCGAGGCTGAACAGAGCCTGGACGACGCCGTGGCCAGCATCGGCTGGTTCCTGCTCGGCAGCAGCCAGCGCCTGGCCGAACAGTACCGCCACAGCGGCCACTGGCGCCTGCTGGTCGACTGGCTGGACTGCCTGGTGGAGCTGCGCGCCCTGTTCGGCAGCCTCGGCCAGGCCGCCCCGCGGGCCAGCACCAGCGAACTGCGCCAGGTGCTCGACGCGCTGCTCGAAGACTGGCGCCCACGGGTGCAGGCCGGCCAGCAGGACGAGGCCGCCCGCCAGGAGGCGCCGGCCCAGTTCGCCGCCGAACTGGCGCAGACCCGTTGGGGCCTGTTCTCGCTGAACACTTCGCGCTGGCTGCTGGCCCGCAGCTGGACCAGCGCGCGCAACAAGCGTGGCGATCGCCAGGGTGCGGCGGCGCTGCAAAGCTGGCTGCCGACCTTCTTCGCCGAAGAAGGCCGCGACCTGCAGCTCAAGCGCTATCAGCAGCAGCCCGAGGACCTGGCCGAACAGCTGCCGCGCCTGGAACGCCTGCTGCTCTGGCTGCACCTGGCCCGCGGCACGCTCGACATCGCCGAGACCGACCGCCTGTTCGGCGAGCTCAACAAACTGGCTGAACTGGCCAAGCGCCCGTTGAGTCCAGAAGAACTGGAGGCGCGCATGACCCAGGCGCAGATCATCATGAGCCTCAAGCCCTGGAAAGCGCTGCTGAAGAACGGCTGA
- the argA gene encoding amino-acid N-acetyltransferase — translation MYDYVNWLRHASPYINAHRDCTFVVMLPGEGVAHPNFGNIVHDLVLLHSLGVRLVLVHGSRPQIEARLASRGLQPRYHRDLRVTDSATLECVIEAVGQLRIAIEARLSMDIAASPMQGSRLRVSSGNYVTARPIGVVDGVDYHHTGEVRRIDRKGINRQLDERNIVLLSPLGYSPTGEIFNLACEDVAMRAATDLAADKLILFSSQQGLLDEDGKLIRELRPQQVPAHVQRLGSDYQGELLDAAAQACRGGVKRSHIVSYTGDGSLLTELFTRDGGGTLVDPEQFESLREADINDVGGLIDLITPLEEQGILVRRSREVLEREIGHFSIVERDGMIIACAALYPIADSTCGELACLAVNPEYRHGGRGDELLERIEERARAKGINTLFVLTTRTAHWFRERGFEPSSVDRLPAARASLYNFQRNSKIFEKSI, via the coding sequence ATGTACGACTATGTCAACTGGCTCCGCCACGCTTCGCCCTACATCAACGCCCACCGCGACTGCACCTTCGTGGTCATGCTGCCGGGCGAGGGCGTGGCCCATCCGAATTTCGGCAATATCGTCCATGACCTGGTGCTGCTGCACAGCCTGGGCGTGCGCCTGGTGCTGGTCCACGGCTCGCGCCCGCAGATCGAGGCGCGCCTGGCCTCCCGTGGCCTGCAGCCGCGCTACCACCGCGACCTGCGGGTAACCGACAGCGCCACCCTGGAGTGCGTGATCGAGGCCGTCGGCCAGCTGCGCATCGCCATCGAGGCGCGCCTGTCGATGGATATCGCCGCTTCGCCCATGCAGGGCTCGCGGTTGCGGGTCAGCAGCGGCAATTACGTCACCGCACGGCCCATCGGCGTGGTCGATGGGGTCGACTACCACCACACCGGCGAAGTGCGGCGCATCGACCGCAAGGGCATCAACCGCCAGCTCGACGAGCGCAATATCGTGTTGCTGTCGCCCCTCGGCTATTCGCCCACCGGCGAGATCTTCAACCTGGCCTGCGAAGACGTGGCCATGCGCGCGGCCACCGATCTGGCCGCCGACAAGCTGATCCTGTTCAGCAGCCAGCAGGGCCTGCTCGACGAGGACGGCAAGCTGATCCGTGAGTTGCGCCCGCAACAGGTACCGGCCCACGTGCAGCGCCTGGGCAGCGATTACCAGGGCGAGCTGCTGGATGCCGCGGCCCAGGCCTGCCGCGGTGGCGTCAAGCGCAGCCATATCGTCAGCTACACCGGCGACGGCTCGCTGCTCACCGAGCTGTTCACCCGCGACGGTGGCGGCACCCTGGTCGACCCCGAGCAGTTCGAGTCCCTGCGCGAGGCGGATATCAACGACGTCGGCGGGCTGATCGATCTGATCACGCCGCTGGAGGAGCAGGGAATCCTGGTGCGCCGTTCGCGGGAGGTGCTGGAGCGCGAGATCGGCCACTTCAGCATCGTCGAGCGTGACGGCATGATCATCGCCTGCGCGGCGCTCTACCCGATCGCCGACTCGACCTGTGGCGAGCTGGCCTGCCTGGCGGTCAACCCGGAATATCGCCATGGCGGCCGTGGTGACGAGTTGCTCGAACGCATCGAGGAGCGCGCCCGGGCCAAGGGCATCAACACCCTGTTCGTGCTCACCACCCGCACCGCCCACTGGTTCCGCGAGCGCGGCTTCGAGCCCAGCAGCGTCGACCGCCTGCCCGCTGCCCGGGCCTCGCTGTACAACTTCCAGCGCAATTCGAAGATCTTCGAAAAGAGCATCTGA
- the argE gene encoding acetylornithine deacetylase produces the protein MSFLPLKDRFAALIAVPSVSCTQPALDQSNQPIIDLLANWLSELGFACEKQQVEPGKFNLIATYGSGPGGLVLAGHSDTVPFDEALWQSDPLKLTDTGDRWVGLGACDMKGFFALIIEAVQTLLDQPFRQPLIILATCDEECSMSGARALAEAGRPLGRAAVIGEPTGLKPIRLHKGVMMERIDILGQSGHSSNPALGRSALDAMHEVMGELMQLRRQWQLEYRNPQFSVPQPTLNFGCIHGGDNPNRICGQCSLEFDLRPLPGMQPEALRAAIRQKLQPLAERHEVSIDFAPLFPAVPPYEQSADAELVRLAERLTGHSAAAVAFGTEAPYFQQLGCETLVLGPGDIDCAHQPGEYLDTDRLIPTVRLLRQLIQHYCLSPR, from the coding sequence ATGTCATTTCTCCCCCTCAAGGATCGCTTCGCGGCGCTGATTGCCGTGCCATCGGTCAGCTGCACCCAGCCCGCCCTGGATCAGTCCAATCAGCCGATCATCGACCTGTTGGCCAACTGGCTGAGCGAGCTGGGCTTCGCCTGCGAGAAGCAGCAGGTCGAGCCGGGCAAGTTCAACCTGATCGCCACCTACGGCAGCGGCCCTGGCGGCCTGGTGCTGGCCGGGCACAGCGATACCGTGCCGTTCGACGAAGCCCTGTGGCAGAGCGACCCGCTCAAGCTCACCGACACCGGTGATCGCTGGGTTGGCCTCGGTGCGTGCGACATGAAGGGCTTTTTCGCGCTGATCATCGAGGCCGTACAGACGCTGCTGGACCAGCCGTTCAGGCAGCCGCTGATCATCCTTGCCACCTGCGACGAGGAGTGCTCGATGTCCGGCGCCCGGGCGCTGGCCGAGGCGGGCCGGCCGCTGGGCCGTGCCGCGGTGATCGGCGAGCCCACCGGGCTCAAGCCGATCCGTCTGCACAAGGGCGTGATGATGGAGCGCATCGATATCCTCGGGCAGAGCGGTCATTCCTCCAATCCGGCCCTGGGCCGCAGCGCTCTGGACGCCATGCACGAGGTGATGGGCGAGCTGATGCAGTTGCGCCGGCAGTGGCAGCTGGAGTACCGCAACCCGCAGTTCAGCGTGCCGCAACCGACCCTGAACTTCGGCTGCATCCACGGCGGCGACAACCCCAATCGCATCTGCGGTCAGTGCTCCCTGGAGTTCGACCTGCGCCCGCTGCCGGGCATGCAGCCCGAGGCGCTGCGTGCGGCGATTCGCCAGAAGCTGCAGCCCCTGGCCGAGCGCCATGAGGTGAGCATCGACTTCGCCCCGCTGTTTCCCGCCGTGCCGCCCTACGAGCAATCGGCCGATGCCGAGCTGGTGCGCCTGGCCGAACGGCTGACCGGGCATAGCGCGGCGGCGGTGGCCTTCGGCACCGAAGCGCCGTATTTCCAGCAACTGGGTTGCGAGACCCTGGTGCTCGGCCCCGGCGACATCGACTGCGCTCACCAGCCGGGCGAGTACCTGGATACCGACCGCCTGATTCCCACGGTGCGGCTGCTGCGCCAACTGATTCAGCACTACTGCCTGAGCCCGCGCTGA
- a CDS encoding inorganic phosphate transporter, giving the protein MSLVADYGFVLLVLACCFGLFMAWGVGANDVSNAMGTSVGAKALTIKQAILIAMVFEFCGAYLAGGQVTETIKNGIVDASVIPADMFVLGMMASLLSAGTWLMIASTRGWPVSTTHSIVGALIGFASVSVSVDAVNWGGLVPIVSSWVVTPFISGLVAFGLFMSVQWLIFDTEDPFRNAKRWVPVYMFLTGFMLALMTFTKGLKHVGLNFTTSQSILLSAGVGLLVAGLGILLLRRIKLDEEADKDFHFASVEKVFAVLMIFTACSMAFAHGASDVSNAVGPLAAVVGVIEAGGDMAIGGQSSVPGWVLLMGAVGIVIGLATYGWKVIATIGKKITELTPSRGFAAELATAATVVAASGIGLPVSTTHTLVGAVLGIGMARGIGALNLAVVGRIFTSWVVTLPIGAALAIIYLEIFMLIFL; this is encoded by the coding sequence ATGTCTCTTGTCGCGGACTACGGTTTCGTACTCCTCGTGCTGGCCTGCTGCTTTGGTTTGTTCATGGCGTGGGGGGTTGGTGCCAATGATGTCTCCAATGCCATGGGTACGTCGGTGGGTGCCAAGGCACTGACCATCAAGCAGGCGATCCTGATCGCCATGGTCTTCGAATTCTGCGGTGCCTACCTGGCCGGTGGTCAGGTCACCGAAACCATCAAGAACGGCATCGTCGATGCGTCGGTGATTCCCGCCGACATGTTCGTGCTGGGCATGATGGCCTCGCTGCTGTCGGCCGGAACCTGGTTGATGATTGCCTCGACGCGCGGTTGGCCGGTATCCACCACCCACTCCATCGTCGGCGCTCTCATTGGTTTTGCCTCGGTCAGTGTATCGGTCGATGCAGTGAACTGGGGCGGCCTGGTGCCGATCGTCTCCAGCTGGGTGGTGACCCCGTTCATATCCGGGCTGGTGGCCTTCGGCCTGTTCATGAGCGTGCAGTGGCTGATCTTCGACACCGAAGACCCGTTCCGCAATGCCAAGCGCTGGGTGCCGGTGTACATGTTCCTGACCGGCTTCATGCTGGCGCTGATGACCTTCACCAAGGGCCTCAAGCACGTCGGTCTGAACTTCACCACCAGCCAGAGCATTCTGCTGTCCGCCGGTGTCGGCCTGCTGGTGGCCGGCCTGGGCATCCTGCTGCTGCGCCGCATCAAGCTGGACGAGGAAGCCGACAAGGACTTCCACTTTGCCAGCGTCGAAAAAGTCTTCGCGGTGCTGATGATCTTCACCGCCTGCTCCATGGCCTTCGCCCATGGCGCCAGTGATGTCTCCAACGCCGTAGGCCCGCTGGCCGCCGTAGTCGGCGTGATTGAAGCCGGTGGCGACATGGCCATTGGTGGCCAGTCATCGGTACCTGGCTGGGTGCTGCTGATGGGCGCCGTGGGTATCGTCATCGGCCTGGCCACCTACGGCTGGAAGGTGATCGCCACCATCGGCAAGAAGATCACCGAACTGACCCCGAGCCGCGGCTTTGCAGCCGAGCTGGCCACCGCGGCCACCGTGGTCGCCGCCTCGGGCATCGGCCTGCCGGTATCGACCACTCACACGCTGGTCGGCGCCGTGCTGGGCATTGGCATGGCGCGAGGCATCGGTGCGCTCAACCTGGCGGTGGTTGGACGCATCTTCACCTCGTGGGTGGTGACCCTGCCGATCGGCGCGGCGCTGGCGATCATCTATCTCGAAATCTTCATGCTGATTTTTCTTTGA
- a CDS encoding NCS2 family permease translates to MLERLFQLNAHNTNVRTEILAGVTTFLTMAYILFVNPSILGETGMDKGAVFVATCLAAAFGSAVMGLIANYPIALAPGMGLNAFFTYTVVMGMGHTWQVALGAVFLSACLFFLLSIFKIREWIINSIPLELRSAIAAGIGLFLALIALQNAGIVAANPATMVGLGDLGSPAALLAILGFFLIIGLEALRITGAVLISILVVTGLSILLGVSEFGGVVSMPPSLAPTFMQLDIAGALDVGLISVIFAFLFVDLFDNSGTLIAVAKKAGLMRKDGHLPKMGRALIADSTAALGGSLLGTSTTTSYIESAAGVSAGGRTGLTAIVVAVLFLFALFFAPLAGSVPAFATAPALLFVAVLMASGMAEIEWSDITVAAPVVVTALAMPLTYSIATGIAFGFITWVAAKTLAGRFRELNGMLVALAIFCVIKLALF, encoded by the coding sequence ATGCTGGAAAGACTGTTCCAACTCAACGCACATAACACCAACGTGCGCACCGAAATACTCGCCGGTGTCACCACTTTCCTGACCATGGCGTACATCCTGTTCGTCAACCCGAGCATCCTTGGCGAAACCGGCATGGACAAGGGCGCGGTGTTCGTCGCCACCTGCCTGGCCGCGGCCTTCGGCTCGGCGGTGATGGGCCTGATCGCCAACTACCCGATCGCCCTGGCGCCGGGTATGGGCCTCAACGCCTTCTTCACCTACACCGTGGTGATGGGCATGGGCCACACCTGGCAGGTCGCCCTCGGCGCGGTGTTCCTGTCGGCGTGCCTGTTCTTCCTGCTGTCGATCTTCAAGATCCGCGAGTGGATCATCAACAGCATCCCGCTGGAGCTGCGCTCGGCCATCGCCGCCGGCATCGGCCTGTTCCTGGCGCTGATCGCCCTGCAGAACGCCGGCATCGTCGCCGCCAACCCGGCGACCATGGTCGGCCTTGGCGATCTGGGCTCGCCCGCCGCGCTGCTGGCGATCCTCGGCTTTTTCCTGATCATCGGCCTGGAAGCGCTGCGCATCACCGGCGCGGTGCTGATCAGCATTCTGGTGGTCACCGGCCTGAGCATCCTGCTGGGAGTCAGCGAGTTCGGCGGCGTGGTGTCGATGCCGCCGTCCCTGGCGCCGACCTTCATGCAGCTGGATATCGCCGGCGCGCTGGACGTGGGCCTGATCAGCGTGATCTTCGCCTTTCTGTTCGTCGACCTGTTCGACAACTCCGGCACCCTGATCGCCGTGGCCAAGAAGGCCGGCCTGATGCGCAAGGACGGGCACCTGCCGAAGATGGGCCGCGCGCTGATCGCCGACAGCACCGCCGCGTTGGGCGGCTCGCTGCTGGGCACCAGCACCACCACCAGCTATATCGAGTCGGCGGCGGGCGTCAGCGCCGGCGGGCGCACCGGCCTGACCGCCATCGTGGTTGCCGTATTGTTCCTGTTCGCCCTGTTCTTCGCCCCGCTGGCCGGCAGCGTACCGGCCTTCGCCACCGCCCCGGCGCTGCTGTTCGTTGCCGTGCTGATGGCCTCGGGCATGGCCGAGATCGAGTGGAGCGACATCACCGTCGCCGCGCCGGTGGTGGTCACCGCCCTGGCCATGCCGCTGACCTACTCCATCGCCACCGGTATCGCCTTCGGCTTTATCACCTGGGTGGCGGCCAAGACCCTGGCCGGGCGCTTCCGCGAGCTCAATGGCATGCTCGTCGCCTTGGCGATCTTCTGCGTGATCAAACTGGCGTTGTTCTGA
- a CDS encoding DUF502 domain-containing protein, which translates to MFKLSLKSIAATWLTGLLALLPLALTMVVLAWLVSLLNNLIGPSTAIGRLFAALGTPFASNPYLAYLLGTLVLLISLYPLGLAVKLGLRRPLGWLIDVTLRRTPLIGNFYNLADRFVGLLDKKNTDITSMRPVWCFFGGGDGVAVLALQPTSEPVELEGRPHLAILVPTAPIPVGGGLLYVPADWVKPANMGVDALTSIYVSMGLTPPPSLPAHSLEDARQPEPPAAPEQLPPAGEQPTKPQA; encoded by the coding sequence ATGTTCAAACTCAGCCTGAAATCCATCGCCGCCACCTGGCTCACCGGCCTGCTGGCGCTGCTGCCACTGGCCCTGACCATGGTGGTGCTGGCCTGGCTGGTCAGCCTGCTCAACAACCTGATCGGCCCGTCCACGGCCATTGGCCGGCTGTTCGCCGCACTCGGCACGCCGTTCGCCAGCAACCCCTACCTGGCCTACCTGCTCGGCACCCTGGTGCTGCTGATCAGCCTCTATCCCCTCGGTCTGGCGGTGAAGCTGGGCCTGCGCCGCCCGCTCGGCTGGCTGATCGACGTGACCCTGCGGCGTACCCCGCTGATCGGCAACTTCTACAACCTGGCCGACCGCTTCGTCGGCCTGCTCGACAAGAAGAACACCGACATCACCAGCATGCGCCCGGTGTGGTGCTTTTTCGGCGGCGGCGATGGGGTGGCGGTGCTGGCTCTGCAACCGACCTCGGAGCCAGTGGAACTGGAAGGCCGTCCGCACCTGGCGATCCTGGTGCCCACCGCGCCGATTCCGGTTGGTGGCGGCCTGCTCTACGTGCCGGCCGACTGGGTCAAGCCCGCCAACATGGGCGTCGACGCGCTGACCAGCATCTATGTGTCCATGGGGCTGACACCACCGCCCTCCCTACCCGCGCATAGTCTGGAAGATGCCCGCCAGCCAGAGCCGCCAGCAGCCCCGGAACAGCTGCCGCCAGCAGGCGAGCAACCGACCAAACCGCAGGCCTGA